The Lathyrus oleraceus cultivar Zhongwan6 chromosome 5, CAAS_Psat_ZW6_1.0, whole genome shotgun sequence genome includes the window taataataataatacacTTAAAAGATGAAATTGGCAAAATGTAAAGAAACGGGTAAAATTGAGAATAAAAAAAGGGCATATACGGCTGTAGATACACAAATAACAGCAAAGTTGCATAGTGGACATTTTTACCATTAGTGCATTACCCGAGAGTTTCATTCAGCTAATGCTCCACATACTGGTCCTCaccttcttcttctccttcataCTCATCATCCTCCTCGGCAATGGCATCCTGGTATTGTTGGTACTCTGCTACCAAATCATTCATGTTACTCTCTGCCTCTGTGAACTCCATCTCGTCCATTCCCTCTCCAGTGTACCAATGCAAAAAAGCTTTGCGTCGGAACATAGCAGTAAATTGTTCACTCACCCTCCTAAACATCTCCTGAATTGAAGTTGAATTCCCAATAAAAGTGGACGACATCTTCAAATTCTTGGGGGGAATATCACACACACTAGACTTCACATTGTTGGGAATCCATTCAACAAAGTACGATGAATTCTTGTTCTGCACGTTGATTATTTGCTCATCCACCTCTTTGGTGCTCATCTTTCCTCTGAACATAGCAGATGCAGTCAAGTATCGGCCATGTCGGGGATCAGCAGCACACATCATATTTTTTGCATCCCACATTTGCTGAGTCAGTTCAGGGACGGTAAGGGATACATATTGTTGAGACCCACGAGAAGTGAGAGGTGCAAAGCCAACCATAAAGAAGTGAAGACGTGGGAATGGAATCAGATTGACAGCCAGCTTCCTGAGATCAGAGTTCAGCTGTCCAGGAAACCTCAGACAACATGTAACCCCGCTCATGGTTGCAGAAATTAGATGATTCAGATCCCCAACTGCAATTAGACCATGAGG containing:
- the LOC127088036 gene encoding tubulin beta chain, translating into MREILHVQGGQCGNQIGSKFWEVICDEHGIDPTGKYVSEGGNDTQLERINVYYNEASGGRYVPRAVLMDLEPGTMESIRSGPFGKIFRPDNFVFGQSGAGNNWAKGHYTEGAELIDSVLDVVRKEAENCDCLQGFQVCHSLGGGTGSGMGTLLISKIREEYPDRMMLTFSVFPSPKVSDTVVEPYNATLSVHQLVENADECMVLDNEALYDICFRTLKLSTPSFGDLNHLISATMSGVTCCLRFPGQLNSDLRKLAVNLIPFPRLHFFMVGFAPLTSRGSQQYVSLTVPELTQQMWDAKNMMCAADPRHGRYLTASAMFRGKMSTKEVDEQIINVQNKNSSYFVEWIPNNVKSSVCDIPPKNLKMSSTFIGNSTSIQEMFRRVSEQFTAMFRRKAFLHWYTGEGMDEMEFTEAESNMNDLVAEYQQYQDAIAEEDDEYEGEEEGEDQYVEH